In the genome of Streptomyces sp. V2I9, one region contains:
- a CDS encoding iron ABC transporter permease, with protein sequence MSTRTTTTAPAPVEPVAGAAGPAGGAAPGQAGPAGGALPVASARRGLMLVLALSMLAALVALTVVHLGQGTAAVDLHTLWQLATGSAADRSADEQTAAVVLDSRLPRLAAGLLVGSALGAAGAALQSVSRNMLASPDTLAVNAGAYLAVVTVAAFGISLPALPAGATAFLGGLLAAAVVLGLSRAGAGPIRLVLAGSALTLALTGLSGMLLLLRSQQTTGLFAWGNGSLAQIGMQSIDRLAPVALVAFAGLMLLGRRLDILALGDDGAAVVGVNPRLTRSIAVVLAVLLAAVSVAVAGPVGFVGLCAPAVVRLLGTWIPGLVRHRAFIPASALAGVLVVLGADVLLRGVFGAQAGAEVPTGIVTTCFGALVLIVLAHRSRDVGTDSGSTAFARLRSRRAFVLTLAVTVVALLGTVVAATLIGDATLLLGDVGNWLAGRSGQFVTYVLDTRVPRVAAALLAGAALAVAGAVVQAVSRNPLAEPGVLGVVSGAGVGAVAVLTVVPLASFWLIGGSALAGAAAAAALVFGLAARRGLEQNRLVLIGIGVQSGAAGFVSLLIVLTDPYNATKALAWLGGSTYGRTFPELVPVLVGLALALPVLVVMRRELDLIGLDDETPALLGLRVGATRLALLSLAVLLTAGAVAAVGVIGFVGLVAPHAARALVGRSHVRVIPVSALLGALLVVVSDAVGRTVIAPAQIPVGLLTAVIGAPYFIWLLWRARREG encoded by the coding sequence ATGAGCACACGCACCACAACCACCGCGCCCGCGCCCGTGGAGCCGGTGGCGGGCGCGGCCGGTCCTGCCGGGGGCGCGGCTCCGGGGCAGGCCGGCCCCGCCGGGGGCGCTCTTCCGGTCGCGTCCGCCCGCCGCGGCCTCATGCTCGTCCTCGCGCTCTCGATGCTCGCCGCGCTGGTGGCGCTCACCGTCGTCCACCTGGGCCAGGGCACCGCCGCCGTCGACCTGCACACGCTCTGGCAGCTGGCCACCGGTTCCGCCGCCGACCGGAGCGCGGACGAGCAGACGGCCGCCGTGGTCCTGGACTCCCGGCTGCCCCGGCTCGCCGCCGGGCTCCTCGTCGGTTCCGCGCTCGGTGCGGCGGGCGCCGCCCTCCAGTCGGTGTCCCGCAACATGCTGGCCTCGCCCGACACGCTCGCCGTGAACGCGGGCGCGTATCTCGCGGTGGTCACCGTCGCCGCGTTCGGCATTTCGCTGCCGGCTCTGCCGGCCGGGGCCACGGCGTTCCTCGGCGGGCTGCTGGCGGCGGCAGTCGTCCTCGGCCTGTCCCGCGCGGGCGCCGGACCGATCCGGCTGGTGCTGGCGGGTTCCGCGCTCACCCTCGCCCTGACCGGACTGAGCGGGATGCTCCTGTTGCTGCGCTCCCAGCAGACGACCGGGCTGTTCGCGTGGGGCAACGGTTCGCTCGCCCAGATCGGCATGCAGTCCATCGACCGGCTCGCCCCGGTCGCGCTCGTGGCGTTCGCCGGACTGATGCTGCTGGGCAGGCGGCTGGACATCCTCGCGCTCGGCGACGACGGCGCCGCGGTCGTGGGGGTGAACCCCCGGCTGACACGCAGCATCGCGGTCGTCCTCGCGGTGCTGCTGGCGGCGGTGTCCGTGGCGGTAGCGGGACCGGTCGGCTTCGTCGGCCTGTGCGCACCCGCCGTGGTGCGGCTGCTCGGCACATGGATTCCGGGCCTGGTGCGGCACCGCGCGTTCATCCCCGCCTCGGCGCTGGCGGGGGTGCTCGTGGTGCTCGGCGCGGACGTGCTGCTGCGCGGGGTGTTCGGGGCGCAGGCGGGGGCCGAGGTGCCGACCGGGATCGTCACGACCTGCTTCGGCGCGCTCGTCCTGATCGTCCTGGCCCACCGGTCGCGCGACGTGGGCACGGACAGCGGATCGACGGCGTTCGCCCGGCTGCGCAGCCGCCGCGCTTTCGTCCTGACGCTGGCGGTGACGGTCGTGGCGTTGCTCGGCACGGTGGTGGCGGCGACGCTCATCGGTGACGCGACGCTGCTGCTGGGCGATGTGGGCAACTGGCTCGCGGGCCGGTCCGGGCAGTTCGTGACGTACGTCCTCGACACGCGGGTCCCCCGTGTCGCGGCGGCTCTGCTGGCCGGTGCGGCCCTGGCGGTGGCGGGCGCCGTCGTCCAGGCGGTGTCCCGCAACCCGCTCGCGGAGCCGGGCGTCCTCGGCGTGGTCAGCGGGGCCGGTGTGGGGGCGGTGGCCGTGCTCACCGTCGTACCGCTGGCGAGCTTCTGGCTGATCGGCGGCTCCGCGCTGGCCGGGGCGGCCGCCGCCGCCGCCCTGGTGTTCGGGCTCGCCGCGCGCCGCGGGCTGGAGCAGAACCGCCTGGTGCTGATCGGCATCGGGGTGCAGTCGGGTGCGGCCGGCTTCGTGAGTCTGCTGATCGTGCTCACCGACCCGTACAACGCGACGAAGGCGCTGGCCTGGCTGGGCGGCTCGACGTACGGGCGGACGTTCCCCGAGCTGGTCCCGGTCCTGGTGGGTCTCGCGCTCGCGCTGCCGGTCCTGGTGGTGATGCGCCGTGAACTGGACCTGATCGGGCTGGACGACGAGACGCCCGCCCTGCTCGGCCTCCGGGTCGGGGCCACCCGCCTGGCGCTGCTGAGCCTGGCGGTCCTCCTGACGGCGGGGGCGGTCGCGGCGGTCGGCGTGATCGGGTTCGTCGGTCTCGTCGCCCCGCACGCGGCACGTGCTCTGGTGGGCCGGAGCCATGTGCGGGTGATTCCGGTGAGCGCGCTGCTCGGCGCGCTGCTGGTGGTCGTGTCCGACGCGGTGGGCCGAACGGTCATCGCCCCGGCGCAGATCCCG
- a CDS encoding iron-siderophore ABC transporter substrate-binding protein has protein sequence MKNHHLTWPVLAAAAALALTACGTTEAPKKESAGDGAVTFTDARGKKITLDGPAERVVGTEWNVVETLVTLGVQPVGVADVKGYTAYDKAAPLTKGVKDIGTRGEPSVATVAGLEPDLIIATTDLSESAVEQLSKAAPVAVVRSADASRQIDQMIDTVDLIAEATGTEDRAKSEIGSFRTAVADGRKKLADAGLDGEKVAFADGWQEGNQVSVRPFVKGSLLSDINTELGLVDPWKLKGDKAYGLAATDVEGLTKIGDAQFAYIANDSDGGDPFADGLKDNAVWKSLPFVKNDEVHRLPDGIWMFGGPASMRAYIDALVGALTA, from the coding sequence ATGAAGAACCACCACCTGACGTGGCCCGTCCTCGCCGCCGCGGCCGCCCTCGCCCTCACGGCCTGCGGCACCACCGAGGCGCCGAAGAAGGAGTCCGCCGGAGACGGCGCGGTGACGTTCACCGACGCCCGCGGCAAGAAGATCACGCTGGACGGTCCGGCCGAGCGGGTCGTCGGTACCGAGTGGAACGTCGTCGAGACGCTGGTCACCCTCGGCGTCCAGCCGGTCGGCGTGGCCGACGTCAAGGGATACACCGCCTACGACAAGGCGGCCCCGCTCACCAAGGGCGTCAAGGACATAGGCACCCGCGGCGAGCCCAGCGTCGCCACCGTCGCGGGCCTCGAGCCCGACCTCATCATCGCCACCACCGACCTGTCCGAATCCGCCGTCGAGCAGCTGTCCAAGGCCGCCCCGGTCGCCGTGGTGCGTTCGGCCGACGCGAGCCGGCAGATCGACCAGATGATCGACACGGTCGATCTCATCGCCGAGGCCACCGGCACCGAGGACCGGGCGAAGTCCGAGATCGGCTCCTTCCGCACGGCGGTCGCCGACGGGAGGAAGAAGCTGGCGGACGCCGGACTCGACGGCGAGAAGGTCGCCTTCGCCGACGGGTGGCAGGAGGGCAACCAGGTCTCGGTCCGCCCGTTCGTCAAGGGGTCGCTGCTCTCCGACATCAACACCGAACTGGGCCTCGTCGACCCCTGGAAGCTGAAGGGCGACAAGGCGTACGGCCTCGCCGCGACCGACGTCGAAGGGCTCACGAAGATCGGTGACGCCCAGTTCGCCTACATCGCCAACGACTCCGACGGCGGCGACCCGTTCGCCGACGGCCTCAAGGACAACGCGGTGTGGAAGTCCCTCCCGTTCGTCAAGAACGACGAGGTCCACCGGCTGCCCGACGGCATCTGGATGTTCGGCGGCCCCGCGTCGATGCGCGCGTACATCGACGCCCTCGTCGGCGCGCTGACCGCCTGA
- a CDS encoding ABC transporter ATP-binding protein: MTIAYDRTDVVHAADLRLPRGRVTALIGPNGSGKSTLLRAVARLHKARTGRVTVPGGGDAPDVDALALSRSDFARRVTLLAQSRNAPAGLSVRDVVGFGRHPYRGRLRGNDPDGARMVEHALAVTHLTDFADRGVESLSGGQLQRVWFACCLAQDTDVLLLDEPTTYLDLRYQVEILDLVRDLADTHGVTVGVVLHDLDQAAAVADQVVLLSSGRVVAAGTPAEVYAPERLSDAYGIRIDVETDSSTGVPRTRAVGRHHLRSERA; the protein is encoded by the coding sequence ATGACGATCGCGTACGACCGTACCGACGTCGTGCACGCGGCCGACCTGCGGCTCCCGCGCGGGCGGGTCACCGCGCTCATCGGCCCGAACGGCAGCGGGAAGTCCACCCTGTTGCGGGCCGTCGCCCGCCTGCACAAGGCCCGTACCGGCAGGGTGACCGTGCCGGGTGGAGGGGACGCCCCCGACGTGGACGCCCTCGCCCTGTCTCGTTCCGACTTCGCCCGCCGCGTCACCCTGCTCGCGCAGAGCCGGAACGCACCGGCCGGCCTCAGCGTGCGCGACGTGGTCGGATTCGGCCGCCACCCCTACCGGGGACGGCTCCGGGGCAACGACCCGGACGGCGCACGGATGGTCGAGCACGCGCTGGCCGTCACCCACCTCACCGACTTCGCGGACCGCGGGGTGGAGAGCCTGTCCGGCGGGCAGTTGCAGCGCGTCTGGTTCGCCTGCTGTCTGGCCCAGGACACCGACGTCCTCCTCCTCGACGAGCCCACCACCTATCTCGACCTGCGCTACCAGGTGGAGATCCTCGATCTGGTCCGCGACCTCGCGGACACCCACGGCGTCACCGTCGGGGTCGTGCTGCACGACCTGGACCAGGCCGCCGCCGTGGCCGACCAGGTCGTCCTCCTCTCCTCCGGGCGGGTCGTCGCCGCCGGCACACCCGCCGAGGTCTACGCCCCCGAGCGGCTGAGCGACGCGTACGGCATCCGTATCGACGTCGAAACCGACTCCTCCACCGGCGTCCCGCGCACCCGCGCGGTCGGCCGCCACCACCTGCGCTCCGAAAGGGCCTGA
- a CDS encoding subtilase-type protease inhibitor, with protein sequence MRRNLHAILATFTASTLLVGGLAAATAQAAPAKEKSLYAPSALVLGVARGEDPLTATVERAVTLSCAPTAEGTHPDPAAACEELAEVRGEFSELTAGPSNRTCTRQWDPVVVTAHGVWQGEPVQFSTTYGNACEMAGGTGGNAVFAF encoded by the coding sequence ATGCGACGCAACCTGCATGCCATCCTCGCAACCTTCACGGCGAGCACGCTTCTGGTGGGCGGCCTCGCCGCCGCCACCGCGCAGGCGGCACCCGCGAAGGAGAAGAGCCTCTACGCGCCCTCCGCGCTCGTCCTCGGTGTCGCCCGCGGCGAGGATCCGCTGACCGCGACCGTCGAGCGGGCCGTGACGCTCAGCTGCGCCCCCACCGCCGAGGGGACGCACCCCGATCCCGCTGCCGCGTGCGAGGAGCTGGCCGAGGTCCGGGGGGAGTTCTCCGAGCTGACCGCGGGTCCGTCGAACCGGACCTGTACCCGTCAGTGGGACCCGGTCGTCGTGACCGCCCACGGTGTCTGGCAGGGTGAGCCGGTCCAGTTCAGCACCACGTACGGCAACGCCTGCGAGATGGCGGGCGGCACCGGTGGCAACGCCGTCTTCGCCTTCTGA
- a CDS encoding GTP-binding protein, whose product MSGHRAKLPVVIVCGLHAEVRHEVVEGLLRVVPHSAALHHDLSTAAGGTVRRSLRDAGGAPAAGETPLVNDCACCALREDLVPELERLAGDGTTRLAVLELWDSVEPKSMAEVIAAHSDAAEVTNVFTAVDPTLVLPCLANGDDLAEAGLAAAPADRRTVGDTWARQMEYAPVLAVAPNPAADDEDHALIRQLNPTARQLTSDSGELSRLAFAGFDVEAAAAAQHPACALLPQEAEEAGVGTLVRRRHRPFHPGRLFDAPGELSCAATRSRGRFWPADRPDTLLSRDAAGGALGVENTGPWLASLPDAARSLAPPYRRAAAALDRHPEHGDRCQHLVFVSPGLDRHGLTALLDSCLLTDEEYGSGREGWKRLPAAFDVLLDPVR is encoded by the coding sequence GTGAGCGGGCACCGTGCGAAGCTGCCCGTCGTCATCGTCTGCGGCCTGCACGCCGAGGTGCGCCACGAGGTGGTGGAGGGGCTGCTGCGGGTCGTGCCGCACAGCGCCGCCCTGCACCACGACCTGTCGACAGCCGCCGGAGGCACGGTCCGCCGCTCCCTGCGCGACGCCGGGGGCGCGCCGGCCGCGGGCGAAACGCCGCTCGTGAACGACTGCGCCTGCTGCGCGCTGCGCGAGGACCTCGTCCCCGAACTCGAACGGCTGGCGGGGGACGGAACGACCCGCCTCGCCGTCCTGGAACTGTGGGACTCCGTCGAGCCGAAGTCCATGGCCGAGGTGATCGCCGCGCACAGCGACGCCGCCGAGGTGACCAATGTGTTCACGGCGGTCGACCCCACGCTCGTCCTGCCCTGCCTCGCCAACGGCGACGACCTGGCCGAGGCGGGGCTCGCGGCGGCACCCGCCGACCGGCGGACCGTCGGCGACACCTGGGCCCGGCAGATGGAGTACGCACCCGTGCTCGCCGTGGCGCCGAACCCGGCGGCCGACGACGAGGACCACGCGCTCATCCGGCAGTTGAATCCGACTGCCCGTCAGCTCACGTCGGACTCTGGCGAGTTGTCCCGTCTCGCGTTCGCCGGGTTCGATGTGGAGGCGGCTGCGGCCGCCCAGCACCCCGCCTGCGCACTGCTTCCGCAGGAGGCGGAAGAGGCCGGGGTGGGCACGCTCGTCCGGCGGCGGCACCGGCCGTTCCACCCCGGCCGTCTTTTCGACGCGCCGGGGGAGCTGAGCTGCGCCGCGACCCGCAGCCGGGGACGGTTCTGGCCGGCGGACCGGCCCGACACCCTGCTCTCCCGGGACGCGGCGGGCGGCGCGCTCGGCGTGGAGAACACCGGCCCCTGGCTCGCCTCGCTGCCCGACGCCGCCCGGTCCTTGGCGCCGCCGTACCGGAGGGCGGCCGCCGCGCTGGACCGGCATCCCGAGCACGGCGACCGCTGCCAGCACCTGGTGTTCGTCTCCCCCGGCCTCGACCGCCACGGCCTGACCGCCCTGCTGGACTCCTGCCTGCTCACGGACGAGGAGTACGGATCGGGCCGGGAGGGGTGGAAGAGGCTGCCCGCCGCGTTCGACGTCCTCCTCGACCCGGTGCGCTGA
- a CDS encoding type B 50S ribosomal protein L31 encodes MKPGIHPAHRPAVFRDNTADFAFLTRSTMTSDRTVTREDGTTYPVVDVEISSASHPFHTGTARVLDTAGRVERFERRYGRGEAR; translated from the coding sequence ATGAAGCCGGGAATCCACCCCGCCCACCGCCCTGCCGTCTTCCGCGACAACACCGCCGACTTCGCGTTCCTGACTCGCTCGACCATGACCAGCGACCGCACGGTCACGCGGGAGGACGGCACCACCTACCCGGTGGTCGACGTGGAGATCTCCTCCGCGAGCCACCCCTTCCACACGGGCACCGCCCGCGTCCTGGACACCGCCGGACGCGTCGAGCGGTTCGAGCGCCGCTACGGACGCGGGGAGGCCCGGTGA
- the rpmG gene encoding 50S ribosomal protein L33 codes for MARTEARPVIKLRSTAGTGHTYVTRKNRRNDPDRTVPHTFDPIARHHGAFREER; via the coding sequence GTGGCTCGCACCGAAGCACGCCCCGTCATCAAGCTCCGCTCCACGGCAGGAACCGGCCACACCTACGTCACCCGCAAGAACCGGCGGAACGACCCCGATCGGACGGTGCCGCACACGTTCGACCCGATCGCCCGCCACCATGGCGCCTTCCGCGAGGAGCGCTGA
- a CDS encoding ABC transporter substrate-binding protein: protein MPRTALRLRRWAAIAVLGGLLAGCGTEKTDTAGEAAAPGKGAGGRTATDVRPIEAAARITDARGVTVSLPKPPEKIVCLVALCDDILVELGMTPAATNSQVLAHPKFLGEEKAARIPAVPGGFLSPEVEAILSHRPDLVIGLEDTHGKLAPALKGATTFWPVQPGSWQDSVGYLRDLAALTGRTQQGEKAEKSFRTRLARAEKQKSDRTALIVFGSDENFGVATPETDVAAGLLPKISHYPWKSRGVDGSYSLEEILARDVDVLFVETLSFGAPDGRLSDKLAKNPLWSRIPAVEHGKVIEVDSEVWAKGRGTRSLGLVLDEATAALR from the coding sequence ATGCCACGAACCGCGCTGAGACTCCGCCGTTGGGCGGCGATCGCCGTCCTGGGAGGCCTGCTGGCCGGCTGCGGAACGGAGAAGACCGACACCGCAGGGGAGGCCGCCGCACCGGGGAAGGGGGCCGGGGGCCGTACGGCCACGGACGTGCGGCCCATCGAGGCCGCCGCCCGGATCACCGACGCCCGGGGGGTCACGGTCTCCCTGCCGAAACCGCCCGAGAAGATCGTCTGCCTGGTCGCCCTCTGCGACGACATCCTCGTCGAGCTGGGTATGACCCCCGCTGCCACCAACTCGCAGGTGCTGGCGCACCCGAAGTTCCTCGGCGAGGAGAAGGCGGCGAGGATACCGGCCGTGCCCGGAGGCTTCCTCAGCCCCGAGGTCGAGGCGATCCTGTCCCACCGGCCCGACCTGGTCATCGGCCTGGAGGACACGCACGGCAAACTCGCCCCCGCGCTGAAGGGCGCCACGACCTTCTGGCCCGTCCAGCCGGGCTCCTGGCAGGACAGCGTCGGCTACCTGCGGGACCTCGCCGCGCTCACCGGCCGCACCCAGCAGGGCGAAAAGGCGGAGAAGTCCTTCCGTACCCGCCTGGCGCGGGCGGAGAAGCAGAAGAGCGACAGGACCGCCCTCATCGTCTTCGGCAGCGACGAGAACTTCGGCGTGGCCACTCCGGAGACCGACGTGGCGGCCGGACTCCTCCCGAAGATCTCCCACTACCCCTGGAAGAGCCGTGGGGTCGACGGCAGTTACAGCCTGGAGGAGATCCTCGCGCGGGACGTCGACGTCCTGTTCGTGGAGACCCTGTCCTTCGGCGCACCGGACGGCAGACTCTCCGACAAGCTGGCGAAGAACCCCCTCTGGTCCCGCATCCCCGCCGTGGAGCACGGCAAGGTCATCGAGGTGGACTCCGAGGTATGGGCCAAGGGGCGCGGCACCCGCTCCCTGGGGCTCGTCCTCGACGAGGCGACGGCCGCACTGCGGTGA
- a CDS encoding FecCD family ABC transporter permease, whose amino-acid sequence MAQFCLGAVALASAVCALGLGTPYVPPADLPATFGADGITGLVVTELRLPRMLLALIAGACLGAAGLVLQEALRNPLAVPEMLGVSSGAALGVAAPLVLTLAVPLVLQPFLALAGAALGGLLTLVAAGLGRSPSAVLLTGAAVAAALQAALLVLMVMADQLDLQLIYRYLLGSLSARTWDDVTGLLPWLAVAVPALVLCVPVLGVLRLGDDDARALGVRVERARVAALGIAVVLIAPVVAVCGPVAWVGFLAPHLARRLRPDAGAAGWLLRSAACGAMVVLCADQPARLTLAPVETPVGAWTALVGVPAGVLLLKRGRGPARERGQDVPAVPGPPAGLPAPVLRKAER is encoded by the coding sequence CTGGCGCAGTTCTGCCTGGGCGCGGTGGCCCTGGCGAGCGCGGTCTGCGCGCTCGGCCTCGGCACTCCGTACGTCCCGCCCGCCGACCTCCCGGCCACGTTCGGGGCCGATGGGATCACGGGTCTCGTCGTCACCGAACTGCGTCTTCCCCGCATGCTGTTGGCACTGATCGCCGGTGCCTGCCTCGGCGCGGCGGGGCTCGTCCTCCAGGAGGCCCTGCGCAACCCGCTGGCCGTGCCGGAGATGCTGGGGGTCTCGTCGGGGGCCGCGCTCGGCGTCGCCGCACCGCTCGTCCTGACCCTGGCCGTCCCGCTCGTACTGCAGCCGTTCCTCGCCCTGGCCGGGGCGGCACTCGGCGGACTGCTCACCCTGGTCGCCGCCGGCCTCGGCCGCAGCCCCTCTGCCGTGCTGCTGACCGGGGCCGCCGTGGCCGCCGCGCTCCAGGCGGCCCTGCTGGTGCTCATGGTCATGGCCGACCAGCTCGACCTCCAGCTCATCTACCGGTATCTGCTGGGCAGTCTGTCCGCCCGCACCTGGGACGACGTCACCGGTCTGCTGCCCTGGCTGGCCGTGGCCGTTCCCGCGCTGGTGCTGTGCGTGCCGGTGCTCGGCGTGCTCCGGCTCGGCGACGACGACGCCCGCGCGCTGGGCGTACGGGTGGAGCGGGCGCGGGTGGCCGCTCTGGGCATCGCCGTCGTCCTCATCGCCCCCGTCGTCGCGGTCTGCGGTCCGGTGGCCTGGGTCGGATTCCTCGCCCCGCACCTCGCCCGCCGCCTGCGCCCGGACGCCGGCGCGGCCGGGTGGCTCCTCCGGTCCGCCGCGTGCGGCGCGATGGTCGTCCTCTGCGCCGACCAGCCCGCCCGGCTGACGCTCGCCCCGGTCGAGACGCCCGTCGGAGCGTGGACGGCATTGGTCGGGGTGCCGGCCGGGGTCCTGCTGCTGAAACGGGGGAGAGGGCCCGCACGGGAGCGGGGACAGGACGTCCCCGCCGTGCCGGGCCCGCCGGCCGGCC